A window of Xenopus laevis strain J_2021 chromosome 1L, Xenopus_laevis_v10.1, whole genome shotgun sequence genomic DNA:
tgtatgtagcacagtatggactgttcatcttagagtggttctGATAGAtttctctgtctcctgctctattttgcattctctgtgctccctgtgtgtgccatactctgcctgccctatgctccctgtgtgtgccgtaatctgcctggcctatgctccctgtgtgtgcgatactctgcctgccctatgctccctgtgtgtgccatactctgctgccctatgctccctgtttgtgcaatactctgcttgccctatgctgctTGGGTgtgtgatactctgcctgccctatgcttcctgtgtgtgccatactctgcctgctctatgctccctgtgtgtggcatactctgcctgctctatgctctatgatctctgtgtgtgccctgctttgtctgctttgctccctgtgtgccatattctgcataccctatgatccctgtgtgtgccatactttgctgccctatgctccctttgtgtgcgatactctgtctgccctatgctccctgtgtgtgtgatactctgcttgccctatgctccttgggtgtgtgatactctgcctgccctatgctccctgtgtgtgccatactctgcctgccctatgctccctgtgtgtgtcctatgctccctatgtgtgcgatactctgcctgccatatccttcctgtgtgtgccatactctgcctgtccaatgctccctatgtgtgccatactctgctgccctatgctctctgtgtgtgcgaTACTCTGCTTGctctatgctccttgggtgtgcaatactctgcctgccctatgctccctgtgtgtataacactctgcctgtcatatgctccctatgtgtgcgaTACTCTGCTTCCtttatgctccttgggtgtgcgatactctgcctgtcctatgctccctatgtgtgacATACTTTGCTGCCCACGAGCCACTGTTGCTCTCAGAcattggttggggatctctggacTCTAAAACCCATGTACCACATCCCTGGTTCCTTGCTATCTCTTTTATCTCCCTCACAAAGCAGCTGCAGTCCAAATCTGCTGTTCTGTGTTCCAGTGTGGCATCATTCCCGCTCAGTTGTTCTTTAGAAGTTTTCTCTTCCCGACTTGCTGCTCAGGATACATAGGTTTTGTCTCCCTAGTTTTGTTGCAGCAATAAAATGCTATTGTGGGTGCTGAAAATTGCTgcaggaaaaactcaaatcacgtAATTGGGCAACAAAACACGGGAGACAATACTCCTCCTCTCATTGTCCTAATTGGACACAATGGTTTCCACACCCAACAGCACTACAAAACTACACCCACCTACTTTAATATTAATTCACAGTGGCAGGCATAAGTGGTGTGCTATCTGGGAGCTTTGAAAATGACAGCTGCATTGGGCTGCAATTGGAACACAAAGGGAGGACTCACAAGCAAACtgaatttaaaatatatgtgttCATACTTAAGTGGTATTAAAGGGAACAAAGTGGTcactttgtatatttatttttttttaaatcatttttattgttttcaacaaacatgtcaaatacagaaataaaaagcaataaaaaacaaaaacaaaaaaagtacataTCAAGCACACTTTGTATATTTAAGTATTAAAAGGTTTACTTTTCGTTTGGGGGAAAAAGATGATGGTAGATGatagacaaaataaaaacaaatcacactaaaattaattttttattactttcttgAATATTCAAACACAAAGAACAATTCAAAATAATGAACACTATAAAGCCAAGAATTCTAAATATGTTTTAGGGTTATTTACATTTACTGAAATTTAAGGAATCCAATTCCAATTTTCAGGcaaacatcatattaaaattgaacccccccccacacacaagattattcataaaaaagaaacatgagggctcatttactaatacaaACACAATTGTGTTTGAACAAATTTACCTGTAATCATTTGTGttaaaaccccattcattacaGGTACTTGCAGCAGAATGTGCTGCTTGCACCTCTGGACTAGAAGGAAGCTCAAGGCTTTTCTCAGTGCCCTGCACATCAATGGCTGCAGTGAACTTGAGTCTAAAAAATAGGGTGCACACACTAGAAATGACCAGAaatggccttgccacaaatccaggcctaaaCGCAAGTGCATCCAATTTGGGTCAACTGCAAGTGCAAATGCGCTCATTTTAATGCATCTGCCACAACTGCATCAGGGGTAACTTTCCTTGTGACCACAACAACACTTGtggatataaatgagccctatgttcTTTTATTGAACCAAGAAGATGAATTATTGCATTGCTACAAGAAGTTAACAGTAGAATAATCAATGGACTGTTTTTACTTAATTACCCCTTGGTAAGTCGCATAATCTCTTTGCACCTTACAATATAGAGCTCTCTAAGAATGAAAGAAACCTACACGTCATTTTGAGCTTGGTGCTGTTTCAAACTCGGTGTAGTGTATATCTGTGCAAACTCATTTCGATGACTGACATGAAACTGTCCATTGATCAAAACAGAATATAATACAGCCACAAAATGTCCAGTGGtgctatgtagaatgtatattatCATTCACTCTGATTTAACATTTTACTATAAATATTCATTCTATGGAGTGAAAATTATATTTGACACCAGCGCACAACAATTTTGGAAATTGTTTTGGAAACTGTATGCGCAACAAATTCAATGCATGCTCTCACTTGTGCATCAAAGATAATTTTTGCACACTTGAGGGGTTAAATGCAAAGctgaatgcagtgtgcaaagtggaaaaaaacattcagccatttttcttttttgcactttgcacactgtatttTGCAGTATGTAAagtgctgcaggtctctgtgctctgaagcTAAGTGCAGAGATCTGCAACTTCCCCTAAGGATGCAGTGCTAACTGTGTTAGTTAGCTCTGTACTGGTGAGGGATGGGCTGGGGGGTGACACATAATCACCCCTGTTCTCATCCCCTAACTTCGCTTCCCTAACTGTGTGAACCCTTCATGCTCACTTAGCAAGTGAGCATGGTGTAAACGCCTTATGCCTAAgtaaaaatctggtgtgggaagaAGAGCACAGTGGCAGAACTATAAACGTTAAAAGATGTTGTGAATGTTAATAGATTATGCTGAATAATAattcttattattatattgtaattcAATTTATAATATGCAGTTGGCCATTGGGAACACTGccttattgtacaggtatgggatccattatccggaaacctgttatccagaaagctctgaatgatttcctttttctttgtaataataaaacatccccttgtacttgatcccaactaagatatatttaatcctgattggaaacaaaaccagcctattgattttatttaatgtttataggaaggattttccccctctgaggcaactgggagaggcttcaaattggatcaactagcagttaggcaggtcataTATTGactaaaaaaggttgaacttgatggatgtgtgtcatttttcaaccttactatatAACATGATTTCCTAGCAGACTTATGgtttgaagagccaaattatggaaagatccattatctggaaaaacccaggtcccaatcattatcgataacatgtcccatacatgGGTACCTGTAGTCTCTGATAACATTTTGTTTTACGCCAGAAAATCAATTTACCAGCTCCCActcttattaatatatatatataaatataaggctgCTCTTATGAAGACCCATCTTATTCTAAGCTGGAGATATCCCTGCTATTCTACCACTAGAGGAAGGAGATCCCACCTTCGTGTTGGCATTCAAATGATGGCATTTGCACCTTCGGTGGTCAGATTTATATATCAAGATTGGGTTGAGCTGGGAAGGGTGGACTATTAAGACTCTGTTATGCCCTGGTCGGGGTGTTGCTTGGTTAAGATGTGGCCAAAAACACAATTCTTCCTCTCTACCTAGTTTGCTTTGTAATGCATTCAGCTATATTTCCTGAACGTTATAGAACAAGGTTATGCCATTGCATGTATAGGTGCCATATGCAGCCATCCAAGGGAGATTTATGCACCCCTGCCTTCTAAGCTGTTCATCGTATCTGCTTACACAAATCAttacttgcttggcacacagttCAAatcttgtgttaaaaaaaaaagtcaaatggtACATTGCTACGCAGACTTTTTTTCATAACAATGATCATTGTATATCAAAAATATTCAGTCTAAGACACTTTAAAAGGTGGACAGCACATTTAAAGAACCTTGTATAATTTATGACCCCTATTTTTAGGCCATGGTCAAAATATTATTGTTTATAATACAAACTTAAAAAACAATTCTgaacagaaataatatttttattttttaaaggacgCTTTGTGTCCCTGTAGTACAGATTAAAGTAAATAGGTATAGATATTTTGTTCCTCACGCTGATGTTCCTGAGAGAAGCTGAGCGCTTCAGGTAGTGGAATTGTAGCTAGTGACACCGGGCTTGCCTCTTCCTCTGGTTCTGGCTCCTTGTCTTCTACATTAATGCAAGAAAAAGATTATAGGAGGTCAAGATTTAGTAGATTTAGTGGATAGTATATGACTTCTAGCATTTGAATTAGTGAAAattcctatacaggtataggatcccttgtccagaaactcgttatccagaaagctctaaattatttaaattaaaattatttaattaaagttaaaTTATAAATCACTCTGTTTCAGACTGAGCATTAAAGCAATCAGCCTGGGATATTTGAAGGATTCCACTCTATTCTTCAATCCAATTTTTACACCCTCCCCCAGATTCTGGTGAGGAAAAGTAATGTTAAAAATCTATTGCTAGAGGTGCAAAGCGCGAGCCAATACCAGTATGACCCTTGGGTTGTGTGGGTTCAGGTCTCAAAGTCttacccccatatgcaataaaaggcactaagcttgctcaggagcagttacccattgcaaccaataggatctttgcttttaaacaggtgaccagtaaattccaCTTTCTGATGGTTGAAAGGCATACATGAGAGTAAAAATGTGATGTACAATTGTCACCCCTCAGTGATTAAccctttacttttcttttaagtGTCCCTTCAAAAACTACTATACTATATAGTTCCTTTGAGCAATATTTCTAGTTATTTCAGTATGCCTCTGTACCATGTTTATATGTAATGGTCTCCTAAAGGTAAATGACAAGGAAAGCTTAAAgctatactgacacgttcctataaaaatcataggaatgtttcagtataaaatatatgctgcacccggaatattttccctcaaagccCCATGCACCTGCACTGACCCGACCTTGCAGTTTCAGTGACTCTGGGCTGGGGCagtgcaatccttccataggctaattatgaatcaaaacaggacttcagcctattgAAGGATCGCTCTGCCCCCATTACAGCGTCACGGAAGCAACACAGAAGATCCGTTAATAGTGTGAGTGGTCGGCTGCACCACCAGGTTCCCAGACATCTCCTGCATCAGACTTGACTCTGGCACAGTATTCCTAATAAGTTTTGTATAGTGCATGTAACAAGTCTGCAGAGACAGCCAGGGAAACTAGAGAAAATGTCTGCTGAATAGTACCGTAGACCCTTATAGAAGAGGCGCACTAGCTTTAAGTAAACAGATAAAATCACTTGGGAGGGGGTGGCTACAGCACCGATTCTTCTGAGGCTACTCCTgctatgtccccccccccccagtgcttacctttcCTGTGCCGGAGGGAGGGTGCATCGCTAGTGTAGAGAGCACATTTGCTCTCTCTTGCattagaaaagctgaatttccagttttaatttgtctcttaaaggtaCTAGCACAttattttttgccgccccttgtaccCTGCTCTGCACTGCGGTCTGAGGTGAGTTTTTCATCTTTCGGGAGTCTTTGGCTCAGCAGCCTTGGGTGCCTAATAAATTGTTTCCCCCAGTAACCCAAGCTTTACTTTAAAATACTGCATCAAGACTTTCCATGTAGAAATGTCATTATTACCTGTTAGGAAAGGGATGCTGATGTGAGAAATATGTCCAGCCTCCTGACTTTCATGTGTTAAAAAGGTTGCATCTTCGTTACCTTCTTTGGTAACTGTCAGGCCTGGATCTTCATGATAATGTAAGTGCTCCTGTCCGTTTTCTGTCTCCTCCTGTAAGACTTCAGGCTCAGGCTGTGGTTCCACTTCAGGTGCTAACTCAATATGAACATCTGGCTCAGGCTCAGTTTTTTGAACCTTCCTTCTCCCACGTCCAGTTGTTTTCCCTTTGCGCTGTCCCTTACTGCTAGTTTGCCCCCTAAAGATAAATTAAACACACATCTGATGTATATTTATAAACTACataagaaccatgaatatcctataaattatagtTAGTCAGTGCTTAGTTATTGTCAGTAGTTATAATTGGTactcagtgatgtaatttctgtcacatgactcactgaaacttgtatttacttgtgttttaaaataaataatgcccCCACTGCTGTACACTCTACAgtcacatacatgttaggtcacacgcACTGATTAATGGACACAGTTGTGTCttttacttcttcctgttacagtaggagctgcagtatttctggtcaggtgatctctgactcaaggtaacagatataaatgggcaatatttactgatatcta
This region includes:
- the LOC121393603 gene encoding hemogen-like isoform X1, coding for MEGFEKDYHYSDVAEISTVPSQPQEVQQDILESITRRLRDRTLLKRKREEAQEKDSFQWVWGGQTSSKGQRKGKTTGRGRRKVQKTEPEPDVHIELAPEVEPQPEPEVLQEETENGQEHLHYHEDPGLTVTKEGNEDATFLTHESQEAGHISHISIPFLTEDKEPEPEEEASPVSLATIPLPEALSFSQEHQREEQNIYTYLL
- the LOC121393603 gene encoding uncharacterized protein LOC121393603 isoform X2, translating into MEGFEKDYHYSDVAEISTVPSQPQEVQQDILESITRRLRDRTLLKRKREEAQEKDSFQGQTSSKGQRKGKTTGRGRRKVQKTEPEPDVHIELAPEVEPQPEPEVLQEETENGQEHLHYHEDPGLTVTKEGNEDATFLTHESQEAGHISHISIPFLTEDKEPEPEEEASPVSLATIPLPEALSFSQEHQREEQNIYTYLL